A region of the Pseudoliparis swirei isolate HS2019 ecotype Mariana Trench chromosome 21, NWPU_hadal_v1, whole genome shotgun sequence genome:
acacacacacacattgtaagcAGTACTAAAGTCCACTTCCTCCATGAATTCTGAATGATTCCAGTTGTAAAAGTTTTCTGTCTGCATGGTTTGCTGTTCATAGTTCTAGTGTGAAGAAAATAGTTATGctaagttaaaaaaatacatataaatatatatttatatagatatatctaaatctatatttcttctttattttgttttctgaaCATTGAGATGCTTTTTTTCTTAATGCAAATGATTTAATCGAAGTTAACAACAACTACTAACCTGTAACTTATAAAaggatatatatgtgtctatatataaatatatatatatatatatatatataaggataTATCTAtaaaaggatatatatatatagttatgttaAGGTTAAAAagatacttatatatatactacatatagTAGTTGTTGCCAACTTGATTCATTCAGTCAAAAGTAtctcaatatataaatatataaatatatatatatatatatatattagtgctgtgaaaaataacgcgttaactcagttaattcaattacaggtttaactagtttttttttttaacgcatttaacgcatgcgcagaatgagcttccaatccgtctgttgttggtcgtcggggcgaaaaaaagtcacttgcagaatgagcttccaatccaccacttcaatctgaactctgtccgctctcatgcagacggtctgttcatcggtaatgatccttccgcaggttcacctccggaaaccttgtgacgacttttacttcctgtagatcagggtctcaacacgtcgatcgcgacctgccagtcgatcgcggcgtagtgtcggtagatcgcatgacattaaaaagattggcccgcccctgacatgttctctagagcacgtctttgttctttattaaactaaacgtctgttgttgatcgtatctccacagcagcatgtcatttctgtctcttcgcgttgcgttaacacttatcgatctccgtctggcgcgccacagagctccgtgcgcgcgcatcgggaccgagcaaaaaaagtcacttgtcaatctgtccacctgtccgggccggtgaggtttcagctttgcagcggtgtccccgccgtccctttcatcacggcccagttcatgaagaaaacccacacagtcagtttgcctcagcagctgctagaggaagactagaggcctttagattgtatcatggtggagttaatggttgacaaacaagagaaacatgttctgtttaaccctcctgttacctttacatttactaacatattttaccctcggggtcaatttgaccccagcaattaaaacctccagaaaattattagaattaatattgcttcccaagtttaagtgtgaggtactttatgtttgtttgttgactacctaaatagccctttaaataaataaaaaagttgatatttcttatatgtttgacactgaaaaacagcctggggtcaaattgaccccaaagaacaccgacattaaacattgaatggggtcaaattgacccgaaaggtaacaggagcgttaaacattctgtttaggatgaagatgtattaatgttccatatggaagaaaactgctaaataactactgagttgcagcaccattgtatagaagaatgtataaatgtatatatccgtcttttgtcataaatctctatgttctcacgaaatataccgagaatatcggtaatatgtgattaatcatgattaatccacaaaaacctgtgattaacccgattaaaattatttaagcgtttcacagccctaatatatatatgtttatgaatatatatatatatatatatatatatatatatatatatatatatatttatcctttgttttctttcatcatGGAAAAATACACAACGTATTATTTTATGGAAGGATAAATATTGTAAAGCTTCATTTCCTTCaactctttcctttcctctccaggAGCTGTCTACTCATCTCATCTCCATCAACAGTGAAGAGAAGCTCATTTTTGTTACATTCAAAACATTTGAGGAAATATGGAAGTTCACCACATATTACACAATCGGTAGGTTTTGAATGCCGTCGTGGTTTGTCGTCACAGTGGGTCTTCAATATGTACAATGAGGCAACACAAGCAGGAGGAGCCACTCACATGTCCCCCTGCAGGGCTCCTGGGTCACTGCATGGAGACGCTGCTGTGGGACCAGAAGTCGTGGCTCAGCTCTCTGGAGGAGGACGTGGCCATCGAGGTTTCCCTTCAGGAGGACACGCTCCAGCTCATCTACAAGGGCATCCTCATGCAGGAAGGTATGGAGGAGCTGATGATGTTCATCATGAATTATGGATGGGATACAGGTGTGCTCACGCCTTGACACGGACCTGAGGACGACCATCTGGGGCTGCCCCATCATATCAGTCAGGACACATGTAATAAGggcagtttgtcttttttttgtgcatcatttatttaaattttctctctccttattaGCATTAGGACAGAAAGCAGTAGTTGAAGGTACTTTAGTACATGTAAATGTACCTCTGCCCATGATTATCTCAAAATAATCTAGTAAAtaactgaaaaataataaataatagctCTTTAGAATTTGTGATCCATTCTTTTCAGGTCAGCTGAACATGACTCCTCTGGTCCCTCGTAGACAGGCCATGCTCCCCAGCGTGGTTCGTGGGACCTGCTTTGACCTTAGAAAGAGTAAATGTTTCATTGATGACCCCCTATTCATTTACTATATATTTGCTACTTATatctgtcttttctttatttacattttttttatttaataaaatgttgttgtcatttactatttattattgtcgctttcttttttgttcagtgaaacaaaacaaacaaaacgtttttaagtacaaataaaaaaagcaacaaaataaaGTCAAAAGTCAAAAGATTATAATACTAATTCATAAACATTTCCCACACTGTCTTGTGTGTCCCCAGGTTCACTGTTTGCCAGTTGTAGCACCAACCAGATGTTTGACAGCTCCACCTCTGGAGGTGACCTGTACCTGGAGCAGGGAGATGTAGCCCAGTTCGAGCCTCCCTTCCTGGGCTCAGGGTGGACCGTCCTCTGCCTGGCCGACGGAGCCCGAGGCACTGCACCCAAACCGGGTCTGGAGCCGGTGGTCCCCTTTCACCAGTAAGACCCCCCACTCCACAGGACTGGTCTCTGAGACCCCGACAGTAGAAGGCATGAGGCGCTCACATCATCCATCCGTCCACAGGTGGTTTCTCAAATCCTGTGCAGAGAGCATTTTAGTCGGTGATGGGAAACCCTCGAGTGACTTCCCTCTGCAGTTCGGTGAGAGCAGGATTATAAATTATACTATTGAGCATAGTTTCACCCACAAAGAAAGTCTTTGTCTGAATTATTACTTTACATACGTTCCCTTATTCCATCTATTCCCATCTATTGTCCTCCTGTGTGCAGCCAGAGGAAGCTGTGTGGCCACGCTGGAGTACGACGCCGAGGGCCCAGATGAGCTGAGCGTGGCCCCCGGCGATCGCATCATCATCGTGGGACTTCTGGTGTCTTGCTTTGATTGGTTcacagggaggaaggaggccacAGGAGACGTGGGTCTGGTCAAGACAAGCCTGGTGAAACCGTACACTGACATTTATGAGTGAGTGTGCGGCCAATGCAATAGTTTGACAGTATGTGCAGACACTGGGTCTTATTCTACTCGCGTCACCCTTCCAGCTCAGCGGAGGTCTTTCTGGATGGAGAGGATGGGTCGTTCTTCAGTCTGCAGGAGGACAACGTCATAGAGGAAACAAATGCCTTATTGAAGAAGAAGTCCCACAATGATATTGGTCATAACTACAAACTTGGTGAGCCAGAAAGGACTCATAGGTCATAGGTCACTGTAGCACGACTCCCGCCACTACCCGTgagtttccccccccagcaccaaggatcagcccggaaccacgaggtttggttgaaagacatgatttatttgtcagccaacaacgcacaagcagaccgcacaacctgcgcctctgctcactctcctgtccctccagctctgctgcccttttatacaagcagcatcggctgctgactaattgccaatcagtcagagcagctgactgattggcaaccagccagcagccgaggccagattggggacagctgccacagtcacATTGATGTCTACAgatgtgtgtcatgtgtccaATAAATCCAACAGCTTATCCAAACTAAATgactaaatatgtttttcttctttttacataTTCTATCTAGCATGTTCACCATTTTAGTTTAGCACGTTTTATTTATCAATTGCTGATGTTTTTGGGCGTTTTCTCATTCACTTTCTTGCACAATTTCAGATATGATCAGTTACCAAGATGCTGAGGAGGAAGCATCAGGTAAGTATTGACACCCGCGGTACATGACTCCCTTAGCTGTGTTTTATACTCATATGTCATATTTGTGACTCTTTTACAGTCGGCTGTTCAAGCGAAGTTAAACCTCAGCAGACTGACCTGAAGACAAACATTAAGAAGTTTCTCGATCAAGGACGAGACTCATTGCCAGCGTCCGTGGTGACCGTGAACGGGCCTCCAGTGGACTCGGCCACAGAAATCAAAGTCCCGAGTCCTCCCTGTTTCACCGTCCGCCCCGTTGTCGAAGGAGACAACAACACGGACATCTTTGTTCCCCTTCTCTCATTCTTGGATGGACGAGACTACAAAGTGGAGTTTACCGCCCTTTATGGACGGAGTTCTGACCTCCTGGCCTCCTCGACCTTCACCGGTCACTCGGACGAGGCTGAGCTGATCGCCTTCCTGGGCGTTGCCCGGGAAACGGCCAGGAAGAAGCGGCTCCTTTGGTCGCACACTCGCTTGTGCTTCCTGCTGGGTAAGCTCTGTGCCGGGAGGTCAAAGTTCAGCCAGGCCCGGGTGTACTTTGAGGAAGCCCTCGGCGTGCCACGGGAAGGCTTCGCCGACCTCCGGCTGTTGGCCAGCATCTACTCCAACCTGGTCACCATATACCTTTTGCAGAAGAATACAGAAAGCTTCTTTGCTGTGACGGAGCGCCTTGCTGCCTTGCTCTTTGGCATCGGCGACTGTCTGGAATGCTTGGAGGACAACATCGCTCTTAAATACATCCTCAAGAAAGCGGTTCTGTCTCACAACTGGATGGCAGAGGCCCGGGCTTGTTATCTCTTGGCGAAGCACCACTGGGCTCGTGCTCAAGGGGTGCGAGTGGTTCCTTATCTTGAGAGGCTGCTTGTTCTCTGCGCCGAAGCCCAAAGGACATGGGGCAACTCTCCCAGTCACGAATACCTCGCCCTGGGAAGGCTCTACAGCGAACACCGACTGCCCCGCCTCAGCGTCAGTTCAGCCAGGAGAGCTTCTCAGCAGCCCTCTGCCACGCTGACGGACTGCCTGAGCGCCATGCTTCTACTTTTGGACAATGTCAACAGGCCGAATGGGATCGCAGAACAGGAAGCCGGCATCCCACCTCAGGGGGCTCCGTATTTACACCGAGCCCTCTCTTCTAACGCCgtccaaggaggaggaggcgatcgGCACCACGTTCTGAGCCACCAGCTTACAGTTTGTCTGAGCCAACTCTTTTGCAAGCACAGAATGGTTGGACACGCCATCGGCCACATGCATACTCTCATCGCCAGGACTCCGCCCTCGGAGAGACCCCCCATCTCAGGCCCAGAGAGGAACGGTACCCTCATCTGGCTCGCCTGGCTGCACATTGACAACAAGCAGCCGGAGGTTGCTTTGGATATCCTGGACGTCGTCCTCGCTTCCATGCCAGAACACTGCACTACCCCGCAGGAAGGTGGGTGGCTTTCTGGGGCTGAATGgttttatgtgcgtgtgtgtgtgtgccagttttatttacaataggtgtcatgtgaccagatgaacaatagatgtcatgtgaccagatgaacaatagatgtcatgtgactagatgaacaatagatgtcatgtgaccagatgaacaatagatgtcatgtgactagatgaacaatagatgtcatgtgaccagatgaaccatagatgtcatgtgaccagatgatcaatagatgtcatgtgactagatgaacaatagatgtcatgtgaccaggtgaacaatagatgtcatgtgaccaggtgaacaatagatgtcatgtgacgagatgaacaatagatgtcatgtgaccagatgaacaatagatgtcatgtgaccagatgaacaatagatgtcatgtgaccagatgaacaatagatgtcatgtgaccagatgaacaatagatgtcatgtgaccagatgaacaatagatgtgtgatggagagctgTAAAtcaacaatgtagagtgtgtttatgattaatttaatgttatcttctttgaaaaaaacagtgcattgaaaaataaggacatttttaagtgaccccaaacttttgaacggtagtgtatataataatatttccaGGAACTAACGTCAGATACTCGACACGTGCAATTGGTTTTTGGACTTCTGTTACAGTTGCCATTTTATAGTTATTCATTGAGAACGTTACTGTATTTGACATACTAAAATACATGTTTTCttacggatggatggatggaagttaAACATTAAGGTTGTGAGCTAAGTGCTAGTTATAAATGTTAATTCAATAACTTCCTGATTCAAGGTTCAACGTACTATGATGTATACCTCTGGGATTATTTTCATAGGCTGCAGTAGGAATTCTAACAGAAGAAATTGGTCaacttttttaaagatgtaaaCATATGATTTATTGAAATACAACAGTTTGCGTCAGTCGGGAGAcaaaaagtgatttaaaagagagCTATTTCATAACAGTTGAAGTCAATATGTTTGATATAACACAAAGGGGTGGCCCTCAACATGCGCGGCGTGGCGCTGCGATGCATGGGTGACCTCCGGAGGGCGGCAGAGAGCTACCAGGCTGCGGGGGACATCTGCCAAGAGTATGAGGACCTGCCGAACTGGGCCGTGGCTCAGGCTAACCTGGGTGAGGAAGTCTGTGCAAGGGAGACACCTTGTGTTCATGCACGGGTCCATGTCAAGTCGTTGGTCTATTTACTCAGAATGAAAACCTCAAAAACACGCGAGgtgtttattttactactttgtCTATTTGCGTCTGTACATGACTCATGAATTCACCAAAAGTTACAAATAGAtgatgcctcatttgcatatttaaagttAACATTCcagaaaaatgtaaattcaaaaAATATCGTCTTAATCAACGGGGTGGTTGGGTTCTTTTGTTACCCGATCCACCTGTTTCTCAGGTCAGACTCCGGCTTTGTGCATGGATCATTCAGAGATGGATTTATTATTCCGCTCACACACGACTCTCTGTGATGACACTGCTTCTTCCTCGTGAAGGGCTGTTATGTCTGAAGGGCGGAGCTAAAGGACTGGCGCAGAGACACCTGACCGAGGCGGTGCAGCTCTTCTCTGAGCTGGACGAAGGTCACGAGGCGAACTTCATCGCGGTGCTGCTGGAGCTGGGTCAGCACTACGTCAAGCAGCACCAGCTGGACTTTGGGAAAGGCTGTTACGAATGGGCTCTGCTGCTGGCCATCAACACCAACCTGTTAGACGGTAAGTATGTAAGTCACACACTGGGGGTCACgccgctattagagtggacccaaaagcacgactcagacaggagtaacaaagatgactgtctttggttggaaacaggctgggtcaaaaccgggagatcagtcgaagaagcaaacaagtccaaaaaggggcggggcagagaatcagaggtcagggcaggcaggcagggtcagaacaggcaggtcaggaatatactctcataacgctggagaacttggcacgaaaacacaagacaatctggcagaggacaagtggaagtgagggagctaaatagtgagggactaatgaggggaggggctgcaggtgagaagggcgtgaggaccaggtgaagggaatgagggactaatgaggggaggggctgcaggtgagaggaccaggtgaagggaatgagggactaacgagggaggggctgcaggtgagaagggcgtgaggaccaggtgaagggaatgagggactaacgagggaggggctgcaggtgagaagggcgtgaggaccaggtgaagggaatgagggactaacgaggggaggggctgcaggtgagaagggcgtgaggaccaagtgaaggtaatgagggactaatgaggggaggggctgcaggtgagaagggcgtgaggaccaggtgaagggaatgagggactaatgaggggaggggctgcaggtgagaagggcgtgaggaccaggtgaagggaatgagggactaacgaggggaggggctggagGTGagagggcatgaggaccaggtgaagggaatgagggactaatgaggggaggggctgcaggtgagaagggcgtgaggaccaggtgaagggaatgagggactaacgaggggaggggctgcaggtgagaagggcgtgaggaccaggtgaagggaatgagggactaacgaggggaggggctgcaggtgagaagggcgtgaggaccaggtgaagtgaatgagggactaacgaggggaggggctgcaggtgagaagggcgtcaggaccaggtgaagggaatgagggactaatgaggggaggggctgcaggtcagaagggcgtgaggaccaggtgaagggaatgagggactaacgaggggaggggctgcaggtgagaagggcgtgaggaccaggtgaagggaatgagggactaacgaggggaggggctgcaggtgagaagggcgtgaggaccaggtgaagggaacgagggactaatgaggggaggggctgcaggtgagaagggcgtgaggaccaggtgaagggaatgagggactaacaaggggaggggctgcaggtgagaagggcgtgaggaccaggtgaagggaatgagggactaacaaggggaggggctgcaggtgagaagggcgtgaggaccaggtgaagggaatgagggactaacgaggggaggggctgcaggtgagaagggcgtgaggaccaggtgaagggaatgagggactaatgaggggaggggctgcaggtcagaagggcgtgaggaccaggtgaagggaatgagggactaacgaggggaggggctgcaggtgagaagggcgtgaggaccaggtgaagggaatgagggactaacgagggaggggctgcaggtgagaagggcatgaggaccaggtgaagggaatgagggactaacgagggatgggctgcaggtgagaagtgCGTGAgggccaggtgaagggaacgagggactaatgaggggaggggctgcaggtgagaagggcgtgaggaccaggtgaagggaatgagggactaacaaggggaggggctgcaggtgagaagggcgtgaggaccaggtgaagggaatgagggactaacaaggggaggggctgcaggtgagaagggcgtgaggaccaggtgaagggaatcagggactaacgaggggaggggctgcaggcgagaagggcgtgaggaccaggtgaagggaatgagggactaacgaggggaggggctgcaggtgagaagggcgtgaggaccaggtgaagggaatgagggactaacgggaggggctgcaggtgagaagggcgtgaggaccaggtgaagggaatgagggactaacgaggggaggggctgcaggtgagaagggcgtgaggaccaggtgaagggaatgagggactaacaaggggaggggctgcaggtgagaagggcgtgaggaccaggtgaagggaatgagggactaacgggaggggctgcaggtgagaagggcgtgaggaccaggtgaagggaatgagggactaacgggaggggctgcaggtgagaagggcgtgaggaccaggtgaagggaatgagggactaatgaggggaggggctgcaggtgagaagggcgtgaggaccaggtgaagggaatgagggactaatgaggggaggggctgcaggtgagaagggcgtgaggaccaggtgaagggaatgagggactaatgagaggaggggctgcaggtgagaagggcgtgaggaccaggtgaagggaatgagggactaacgagggaggggctgcaggtgagaagggcgtgaggaccaggtgaagggaatgagggactaaccagggaggggctgcaggtgagaagggcgtgaggaccaggtgaagggaatgagggactaacgagggaggggctgcaggtgagaagggcgtgaggaccaggtgaagggaatgag
Encoded here:
- the LOC130211849 gene encoding LOW QUALITY PROTEIN: SH3 domain and tetratricopeptide repeat-containing protein 1 (The sequence of the model RefSeq protein was modified relative to this genomic sequence to represent the inferred CDS: inserted 2 bases in 1 codon) → MSGGSDRGGGYRRKVSTERPAAEKPRVRGFTRASSRQRGTVSTSEEPLPSALPLLLHVVRGPERLPAHEELQEVLRGKLRLLQADSSEVNALFTELSTHLISINSEEKLIFVTFKTFEEIWKFTTYYTIGLLGHCMETLLWDQKSWLSSLEEDVAIEVSLQEDTLQLIYKGILMQEGSLFASCSTNQMFDSSTSGGDLYLEQGDVAQFEPPFLGSGWTVLCLADGARGTAPKPGLEPVVPFHQWFLKSCAESILVGDGKPSSDFPLQFARGSCVATLEYDAEGPDELSVAPGDRIIIVGLLVSCFDWFTGRKEATGDVGLVKTSLVKPYTDIYDSAEVFLDGEDGSFFSLQEDNVIEETNALLKKKSHNDIGHNYKLDMISYQDAEEEASVGCSSEVKPQQTDLKTNIKKFLDQGRDSLPASVVTVNGPPVDSATEIKVPSPPCFTVRPVVEGDNNTDIFVPLLSFLDGRDYKVEFTALYGRSSDLLASSTFTGHSDEAELIAFLGVARETARKKRLLWSHTRLCFLLGKLCAGRSKFSQARVYFEEALGVPREGFADLRLLASIYSNLVTIYLLQKNTESFFAVTERLAALLFGIGDCLECLEDNIALKYILKKAVLSHNWMAEARACYLLAKHHWARAQGVRVVPYLERLLVLCAEAQRTWGNSPSHEYLALGRLYSEHRLPRLSVSSARRASQQPSATLTDCLSAMLLLLDNVNRPNGIAEQEAGIPPQGAPYLHRALSSNAVQGGGGDRHHVLSHQLTVCLSQLFCKHRMVGHAIGHMHTLIARTPPSERPPISGPERNGTLIWLAWLHIDNKQPEVALDILDVVLASMPEHCTTPQEGVALNMRGVALRCMGDLRRAAESYQAAGDICQEYEDLPNWAVAQANLGLLCLKGGAKGLAQRHLTEAVQLFSELDEGHEANFIAVLLELGQHYVKQHQLDFGKGCYEWALLLAINTNLLDGQLTATRHLCQLYGCESPDQAQCIIYSQHRVQLLTHAGDRGREGAALEAISQLYLSLGTERAYRAALXYTKTSLGIFIDLGCREKEAYGWLQAGKIYQLVDQIELVDLYVQVAQDVALSTGDTGFLLKLLEAAGDIFFNSSQEREKAITFYRDRALPIAVKSSSVRSRLRLCNKLTQLMLNLKLYEEAVEFAQTALDISITLGECLNERVAYHRLASLYHCLDQYELAEHYYLKTLALCPSPLLFDEETLYYVRVYQTLGDIMFYDLKDPSDAAGYYHLALAAAMDLGNKRSQLQLCTRLATIYHNFLVDRELSLFFYQKARTLAAELNARRINMAPDPQYGSTPQYKTTGQ